The Niabella beijingensis genomic interval AGGGCGCTCTCATCTCCTAAGGCAAGACGTTTAAACATTTTGAAAAGGTTTAGCCACCAGGTACGCTGGTAATGATCAAAATATTTCAGTTATGGAAAGTAAACAGAGGTTTCGCCTGCAATCTTCTTAAAAAAAAGCTTTTCTTCAATTAGTCCATTTACTCCCTTTTATACGATTATATATGTAGAGGGTTATTCAAAAAGGAGGTAAATCACAGCACTACTAAGATAACAAAGATTTAAGCAAAAAAGTCATTTTAGTTAAAAAAATCGGGGGAAAAATAATCTCTCCCGGACAGGAAATCCTTAGCCAGAGCGGGATTCAGAAGTAATGATCTGGTGACAATATAACCTGAAGAGAATTGTGTGTTCACAAATTTGCAGTAAACAGTGATAGTTATATGAACATAAAAAAACACATAGAAGAGGTTATTTATTTAGTGGCAATGTTTTGTTTTTTTTATGAAGGATTATACCTGCTGGTTCGGGTGGAACATTTTGATCTTTGGCTAAAATATTTGCCATTCATGCATGGCGCTCATCGGCAGGTGAGTTATTTGCTCCCATTAACTGAAATGGCAGTAGCAATATTGATTATTTGGCCAAAAACACGTAATGCGGGATTAATATTGGGTCTTGTTGGATGTGTATGTTTTGTTGTGTATCTGTTATTAGTCCTGCTTTTTACAGACACATTTGTTTTGCCTTTTCATCGGTACTGGAAATTTATGAAATGGTTTCACAAAATGCTCATCATTGTAAGTATGAGCTGGATTTTATTCGGATTGCTTATTGTAAATAAGAACAGAGGTATTTTCAACGAAAAGTATAGAAAGATTGGTCACGTGTAGTATTTGCCCGGGTTTTATATAAAAATGCCTGCGCTTCCATTGCAGGACAGGACTAGCCCAAAACCTGTAGAAAAGAGTAGGCGATATTATTAACTAATAAAATGAACGCCTATGATACGGATTAAATCACTATTCGTAGCATGTGGATTGCTTGCAGTAACCGCAGTTGTTTTTGCTGGTAAACCCAGGTTTGTTTCAGGATTGTATGCTTATGACGGAAGCCAAACCGTTGAAATAGCTGGATCCTATAACACATCTAACCTGGTAACAACAGGAGGTACGGGAGTACAGCAGGCAAAGATCACAGACAGGAATGGAAATTCATTTGACCTTTACGCAGATGATATGCATTCCACTCCTCTTTATTCATCACCATCCTGGTAATTGAAATAACACAGGAGAAAAGAAAAGGGAAACAATCAATTTTTGTTTCCCTTTCTTTATATTTAATAACCTGCGTTTTGATCCAGGTTTGGCCCAGTTTGTAGCTCTGAGGAAGGTAGCGGGTACACTTGATCCGTTTCTTGCCAGGTGCTTGCTTTTATCGGACCCAGAATCTGGCTGGCGATCCCCCACCGTTTTAAATCAAACCACCTATGCCCCCACTCTGCAAAGAACTCAATCTGTTTTTCACGGTAAATGGCAGCAAGCATTTCCTCCTTTGTCTCTATCCGCTTATTATCAAGCCCCGCTCTTGCCCGAATCCGGTTAAGGTCTTCGAGCGCGCCATTCAAATTATTCTTTTCGGCTCTTGCTTCTGCACGAATCAACCATTGTTCGGCAAGTCGCAATGCAGTGTTACATTCTGTAAACGGAGTAGATGCGGATTGCGCTGCTTTTCCCAGTTTGTATTTATATGGATAGAGATAGGATTGAGATTGATAAGATGTTTGTCCTGTCCAGTCTCTTAGTCTTAAATCTCCCGTTTCAAACTGCGCCAGCAGTTCTGGTGTAATAACAAAATTGGGCGCTGAAGTTGCCTGCGATGGAAAAGGAATAAAATTGATTGCTTCCTGATTTGCAAAAAATGGAGATTGCTTCTTATTGGGCTGAATTTGCCAGATAGCTTCTTTGCTTGTGGTTAAAAAAACATCGTTCAGATTTGCCATTAATGAAAAGAGGCTTGTATTGTTTATTAAGTCCGTGGCCTCTGCTTCCGCATTTGCCCAGTCTTTCTGGTATAAATATACTCTTGCCAGGAGGGCTTTTGCAACCCACTTTGTGGGTTCAATACGTAACCCTCCTGCGTTATTATAATTATCTGGTAAATAGTTTTGTGCTTCAACAAGATCTTTAACAATTTGCGTATAAATATTCTCTGTAGACGTTCGGCCGAGCAAGCTGCTTTCCCTGTAGTTAATGGTTGTAACCAGTGGGATAGCTCCAAAATAATTCGTAAGGTAAAAATTGGTAAAAGCTCTTGCAAATAAGGCGTTGGCCTTCAGTCTGTTCTTTGTTGAATCACTAATGAGGGAACGCTCAAGACCAGCGATCACTGCATTGGCTTCATAAATCACGCTAAACGCAGGGCTCCAGAAGGAGGATAAAACCAAGCCATTAGACGCGTTAAGGCTATTCGTCTGAAATTGAACATAAGATTCCTGTGACGATGTAAAAAGCATGAGTTCATCTGCGCTTAACCCGCAAAAAACGGTAGAACCGGCATTTGCATAGTTAACCCCAGTGGATCCCATTTTATAGAACATCCCGGCAACGGCCGCCGTTGCATCGTCGGTGTTTTTAAAAACCTGGTCGGTTATTACAAAACCTGTGGAGGGCTTAATCTCTATTAGTTTTTTGCAACTGGTTAAGGAAATAATGGAGCAAAGAATTGCAATATATATGTAAAGTTTTTTCATGTTGGATCATTTAAAATTTTGCGGATATACCCAAGTTTACGACACGCAGCATAGGCATATTGCCAAAGCCTGGAATTTCCGGATCAATGCCTTTGTATCGGGTTAACAGAAATAAGTTTTGCCCCTGTATAAAAACAGAACAATTTTTAATCCCTTTGCCGTTAAACAATTTTTCGGGCAAAGTATAGCTAAGGGATAGGTTTTGAAGGCGTATAAAAGAAGCATCTGAATATACTGCATCTGATGAACCAAAGTTGCTGTAAGAGATATCGCTTCCAGGATTGGTGGTAAACCGGGCCACTGTAGTTATATCCCCCGGGGTTTGCCAGCGCTTCAACACGTCTGTAAGTTGATTGGAGATGCCGCCCGCTGCTTTTAATGAGAACAGATCATTTAACTGCCGCTGCTTTCTGAAGTAAAAGGTTAAGTTTATATTCCAGTTTCTAAAGTTCAGGTTGTTAATAAAGCTTCCGTCAAACTTCGGGCTTAAATCAATAATGTATCGATCATCGGCAGTTTTACCTCTGTAGTCGATGGTAATTTTGCCATCGCCGGTTTTATCTTCAAAAGTGTATAGACCGGTTTGTGGATCCACTCCAGTATTGTGCAATACTTTAACGATGTTTAAAGATTGACCAACTACATACAGCGATGCGTAGGGCGATTGACTGAGGTTGGGATATGCAATTAATTTATTCCTGTTGATACCTATTTGAAAGGAAGAAGCCCATTGCATTAGTTTCTTATTGATAATATTTCCCTTTAGCATAAACTCCCAGCCTGTGTTACGCACATTAGCCGGACTATTGGAGGTAACGCTTGTAAAACCGGTAAAAGCGGGTGTTGGAAAAGGTACGATCTGGTTATCACACCGGTTAGAATACCAGGATGCGGAAAACGAAATCGCATCTTTAAGAAAGCCCAGGTCCAGTGCTATCTCTGTCTTTTTATTTACCTGCCAGTGCAAGGTAGAATCCGTATGATTGTTGGGCAACAGCGGCTGTATATTGTTATAAAGAGCGTTAGCATAGGTCCACCGGCTTAAATACTGGTTATCGTAAGATGGATCGCTGCCGGTAAGCCCATAGCTGCCCCGCAGTTTTCCATAACTTATAAATGGCATACCGGTATGCATCCATTTTTCATCGGTAAAGATCCAGGCGCCACCGGCAGAACCGAAGTTTCCAAACCTGTGTCCTGGCCCAAACCTGCTGGAACCATCTCTTCTGAAATTAAAATTGAAAATGTACCGGTTTTTTAAAATATAGTTCAGCCTGCCAAAGGCAGCAACATATTTATATTGTACTTCTGTGTTGGAAGCGTAAATTGATGGAGCAGT includes:
- a CDS encoding MauE/DoxX family redox-associated membrane protein, whose product is MNIKKHIEEVIYLVAMFCFFYEGLYLLVRVEHFDLWLKYLPFMHGAHRQVSYLLPLTEMAVAILIIWPKTRNAGLILGLVGCVCFVVYLLLVLLFTDTFVLPFHRYWKFMKWFHKMLIIVSMSWILFGLLIVNKNRGIFNEKYRKIGHV
- a CDS encoding RagB/SusD family nutrient uptake outer membrane protein gives rise to the protein MKKLYIYIAILCSIISLTSCKKLIEIKPSTGFVITDQVFKNTDDATAAVAGMFYKMGSTGVNYANAGSTVFCGLSADELMLFTSSQESYVQFQTNSLNASNGLVLSSFWSPAFSVIYEANAVIAGLERSLISDSTKNRLKANALFARAFTNFYLTNYFGAIPLVTTINYRESSLLGRTSTENIYTQIVKDLVEAQNYLPDNYNNAGGLRIEPTKWVAKALLARVYLYQKDWANAEAEATDLINNTSLFSLMANLNDVFLTTSKEAIWQIQPNKKQSPFFANQEAINFIPFPSQATSAPNFVITPELLAQFETGDLRLRDWTGQTSYQSQSYLYPYKYKLGKAAQSASTPFTECNTALRLAEQWLIRAEARAEKNNLNGALEDLNRIRARAGLDNKRIETKEEMLAAIYREKQIEFFAEWGHRWFDLKRWGIASQILGPIKASTWQETDQVYPLPSSELQTGPNLDQNAGY